Proteins encoded by one window of Mariniplasma anaerobium:
- a CDS encoding (deoxy)nucleoside triphosphate pyrophosphohydrolase — MNKSIEVVAAIIKKDNTYFCAQRSDHGELAKKWEFPGGKIEKGETHKEALEREILEELNTKIEVKTFLLTINHQYKGFNLILHAYRCEVIEGNLELSEHLAFKWATIDEMKKMEFSAADIPVLDYLST; from the coding sequence ATGAATAAATCAATAGAGGTAGTAGCGGCAATCATTAAAAAAGATAACACATACTTTTGTGCTCAAAGAAGTGATCATGGAGAACTTGCTAAAAAATGGGAGTTTCCTGGAGGAAAGATAGAAAAAGGAGAAACTCATAAAGAAGCTCTAGAAAGAGAAATATTAGAAGAGTTAAACACTAAAATTGAAGTAAAAACATTTTTATTAACTATTAATCATCAATATAAAGGATTTAACTTAATTTTACATGCTTATCGATGTGAAGTTATAGAAGGCAATTTAGAGTTATCTGAACATCTTGCTTTTAAATGGGCAACAATAGATGAGATGAAAAAAATGGAATTCTCAGCTGCGGATATACCTGTTTTGGATTATCTATCAACATAA
- a CDS encoding Rho termination factor N-terminal domain-containing protein, with protein MEKIVFKNKYLNIVIGVILVLLAGLGYFLGWVEDFLPFFIGSILILLSLKRFIFTYKKIISKNATLILVIELILDFVFAGLLIYLKDNVELFIGLIVYIRGVSYLLINYIATRKIKLLQYIMNIGYVTIGAFLMFYPLDSVTAIVITVSLLFLLVGAIFLQAGIKPFVKSKDPLKKAKEREKVQEKLVKKQEKVEDKLDKLEVKATKVAEENKKIVEESKIIQKELEKTKGSVKPKPKVEEVTPKIQKINYEEKSLTELKAIARERNLEGVSQLNKAQLIAKLKEEKNK; from the coding sequence ATGGAAAAAATCGTATTTAAGAATAAATATTTGAACATCGTTATTGGTGTTATTCTAGTTTTATTAGCTGGGTTAGGTTACTTCTTAGGCTGGGTTGAAGATTTTTTACCATTTTTTATAGGTAGTATATTGATTTTATTATCATTAAAAAGATTTATATTTACATATAAGAAAATAATAAGTAAAAATGCGACATTAATTTTAGTTATAGAATTGATATTAGATTTTGTATTTGCAGGTCTACTTATTTATCTAAAAGACAATGTAGAATTATTTATAGGATTAATCGTCTACATCCGTGGAGTATCATATTTATTGATTAATTATATTGCAACTAGAAAGATTAAATTACTACAATATATTATGAATATTGGATATGTTACGATTGGTGCATTTTTAATGTTTTATCCATTAGACAGTGTTACTGCAATTGTAATTACAGTAAGTTTATTATTCCTTTTAGTGGGAGCTATATTTCTACAGGCTGGAATTAAACCATTTGTAAAAAGTAAAGATCCATTAAAGAAGGCTAAAGAACGTGAAAAAGTTCAAGAAAAACTAGTCAAAAAACAAGAAAAAGTTGAAGATAAGCTTGATAAATTGGAAGTTAAAGCAACCAAGGTAGCAGAAGAAAATAAAAAAATTGTTGAAGAGTCTAAAATCATACAAAAAGAATTAGAAAAGACGAAAGGTTCTGTTAAACCAAAACCAAAAGTTGAAGAAGTGACCCCTAAAATACAAAAAATTAATTATGAAGAAAAATCATTAACAGAATTAAAAGCAATCGCAAGAGAGCGTAATTTAGAGGGTGTAAGTCAATTAAACAAGGCACAACTTATTGCAAAACTTAAAGAAGAAAAAAATAAATAA
- a CDS encoding glycoside hydrolase family 17 protein, translating to MSKPRKDMKYLNVNRYLLNKQSNISEKTEFLEEQTKTILNDQIHGISFSPYLDGQDPSIKSIITNQQISDRLDIIKPHTKWIRTFSCSCGNENVPRIAHEKGLKTFVGAWIDSDLENNELEISNAIRIAKEGHVDMLAIGNEVLLRKDLDIDELIHYIKRVKQELPNVLVGYVDAYYMFINYPEIVDECDVLFANCYPFWEYCALDISVEYMKKMYQLVSENSNGKKVIISETGWPTKGEQYGAAMPSYENAMRYFINTMKWVKDEHIDLFYFSSFDEVWKTNHEGEYGAYWGLWDKDGKYKFNKSK from the coding sequence ATGTCAAAACCAAGAAAAGATATGAAATATTTAAATGTTAATAGATATTTATTGAATAAGCAATCTAATATAAGTGAAAAAACGGAGTTTTTAGAAGAACAAACTAAAACGATATTAAATGATCAAATACATGGTATTAGCTTTAGTCCCTATCTTGATGGACAAGATCCAAGTATTAAATCAATCATTACAAATCAACAAATTAGTGACCGCTTAGATATTATAAAACCACATACAAAATGGATTAGAACTTTTTCATGCTCTTGTGGTAATGAAAATGTTCCAAGAATTGCACATGAAAAAGGGCTAAAAACATTTGTAGGTGCTTGGATTGATAGTGATCTAGAAAACAATGAACTTGAAATAAGCAATGCTATTCGCATTGCAAAAGAAGGTCATGTTGATATGTTAGCGATTGGTAATGAAGTTCTTTTAAGAAAAGATTTAGACATAGATGAGTTAATTCATTATATAAAAAGAGTAAAGCAAGAACTACCTAATGTTTTAGTTGGCTATGTTGATGCTTATTATATGTTTATTAATTATCCTGAGATTGTAGATGAATGTGATGTATTATTTGCGAACTGTTATCCATTTTGGGAATACTGCGCTTTAGATATTTCTGTAGAATACATGAAAAAAATGTATCAATTGGTTAGTGAAAATTCAAACGGTAAGAAAGTTATTATAAGTGAAACAGGTTGGCCTACAAAAGGTGAACAATATGGCGCAGCAATGCCGTCATATGAAAATGCTATGCGTTATTTTATTAACACGATGAAATGGGTTAAAGATGAGCATATCGATTTATTTTATTTCTCATCATTTGATGAAGTATGGAAAACGAATCATGAAGGCGAATATGGAGCATATTGGGGCCTTTGGGATAAAGATGGAAAGTATAAGTTTAATAAATCTAAATAA
- a CDS encoding glycoside hydrolase family 17 protein, whose protein sequence is MKHLKYGKAICYSGYRQGQTPIKKIYPTYENVLDDLKILEKDFDYIRMYDASEHAKMTLELIKKHNIKLKVLLGIDLLGEASNPNCSWGGDYSVEQIAEHITYNQKQLYKVIELANEYKDIVIGVSAGNESVPEWNENLVSPARVLYFVNELKKYTQVPVTYCDNNYYWKDLLKEVAEAVDFISIHLYPVWLGANVEEAITSSIKEYNEIKALYPDKQVIITETGWPTKSNGGQIPKENANELNQLFFNNELDKYTREHDIICFFFEAFDEMWKGSNALDEPEKNWGFYYDDRTPKRIKLKK, encoded by the coding sequence ATGAAACATTTAAAATATGGAAAAGCTATATGCTATTCTGGATACAGGCAAGGGCAAACACCTATAAAAAAAATCTATCCGACTTACGAAAATGTATTGGATGATTTAAAAATATTAGAAAAAGATTTTGATTACATTAGAATGTATGATGCGAGTGAGCATGCGAAAATGACATTAGAATTAATTAAAAAACATAATATAAAGCTTAAGGTGTTATTAGGAATAGATTTACTTGGTGAAGCTAGCAATCCCAATTGTAGCTGGGGTGGAGATTACTCAGTAGAACAAATCGCAGAGCATATTACTTATAATCAAAAACAATTATATAAAGTCATAGAACTAGCTAATGAATATAAAGATATAGTGATTGGGGTTTCTGCAGGTAACGAATCAGTTCCTGAATGGAATGAAAATCTTGTTTCACCAGCTAGAGTCTTATATTTTGTTAATGAGCTAAAAAAATACACACAAGTTCCAGTAACGTATTGTGATAATAATTATTATTGGAAAGATTTATTAAAAGAAGTAGCTGAAGCTGTAGATTTCATTAGTATTCATCTCTATCCAGTTTGGTTAGGGGCTAATGTAGAAGAAGCAATAACATCTAGCATAAAAGAATATAATGAAATAAAAGCATTATATCCAGATAAACAAGTGATTATTACAGAAACAGGATGGCCAACAAAATCTAATGGTGGTCAAATACCAAAAGAAAATGCAAATGAATTAAATCAGCTATTCTTTAACAATGAATTGGATAAGTATACAAGAGAACATGATATCATTTGTTTCTTTTTTGAAGCATTTGATGAAATGTGGAAAGGTTCAAATGCTTTAGATGAACCTGAAAAAAATTGGGGATTTTATTATGACGATCGAACTCCAAAGAGAATAAAATTGAAAAAGTAA